Below is a window of Cydia strobilella chromosome 8, ilCydStro3.1, whole genome shotgun sequence DNA.
CATATAAGCAGAAATCCTcaacataaatattaattatctaCAAATGACGGATAATCTTGGACAAGTTCCCGAAACCAGCATTAATTAAGTGGCATTAAATACCCACCATTGTCGCCTATTAAAAATTACCTTCCGTTTAGCAGGCATTGTTTATCAGTTGACCTCATTACTGACAATAGGACAGAAATCAATACTGAGATGAAGCTACTATAAAGAAACTTAAAAAAGGAAATTTCTGAAAAACATTTTGAATATAAAGCTCGGAATTCTAGGTAGGTATAAATTAACAATAGAGCGCCGTGACTTTGCCAGGAAATTAACTTTGATGAATGCAAACTCTTTTCAATGAAAATGCtgaaaatttaaatgaataatGTACCGTTAGTTTATGATTATGCCTGGGCGACATTGAAActtaacaatagggtatttgactgtatttaaattaaaaactataatagatgtcatatattaaagaaaaagtgacgaagccctccagtgaaggccggattcgaaccggcgtctttagctatcgcggctaacgccatgaacccctaggccaccccgccacggcggtgcccgtccgaatttctcgactatatgccatcttagtaagactaggcgtcttttatatatagtagtgtgactacttaaaaaaacacaaatcaaaatatttaataaaataatttgatttgttcccaatcttgtttgtatttgaaataaattattttacaccatgcatgaaataaagcaccagaagattaatagagaaacgtagacagcagttatttttagacacaatttctattttaaaacccgtataaaattataaagagtaggtaatttgattgtgacgtcacatgctagtgtttccatagtagcaaaatcgttttgacagttcgaaaaaagaaactgatttgactagtagacAAATACCCTATTTGCGCTAAATTACATAGCGTGATCTCATTCTCAGTGGTTATTTTGAGTGATGCAGAAATGATTTCATCTTAAGATCaaattgtaaaatttaaatgtaattccTTTTTTATGTTCCTTTGTGTATTATTAATGGGACTATTCTATTTGGGACTTTTGAAATACGATATAATtatagatttttaatttttaatatagcAAAAAGTTGTGAATTtcgtagatttatttatttctacattTGCGATGGCAAGACAATATTCTTAAAGATTAATACTTAAAATCAACAAGACGTACCTAGTATGCGTATGCGTAGGTACGTTCAATTCAATATCAatgtatataagtaggtatacacaAATAGTTTATTCATCAGATGTACAATTTGTATCTGGAACCATGTCCTTGATAAACTCCTTAATCCACTCCTCTAGGCTGCCCTGGATCTTGGAGTTCATATTGTGCCCCTGGAAGACCCCGGGCCGTGTTTTGGGGAACGCGACCTTACTAAGATCTTGCCGAAAACTTTCCATCTTCGAGGCCACCACGCATTGTATGAGGTCCAGAAGCCCGTCACCAACACACTTGGTGCTTTTGAACTCATCGTGTTTACCTAAAGATAAAgagattattaaatttaatgatacaaataaaatcccactaaaaacatttcatgtaaaatgttgccaatacgaaaccataaggctcgcactgtcaaaaagttatcagatcttttgtagagccaagcttctaactctacaggccctaacttcaaAAACTATCTACTcgtacataccaaattttaactaaatcggtacagggttattgatttcccatacaaaattccaccccccttttcacccccttaggggctaa
It encodes the following:
- the LOC134743792 gene encoding uncharacterized protein LOC134743792, whose translation is MCGEENNIGVDILPEVFDAVMNGTKNVIENVLLPDSNTTGKHDEFKSTKCVGDGLLDLIQCVVASKMESFRQDLSKVAFPKTRPGVFQGHNMNSKIQGSLEEWIKEFIKDMVPDTNCTSDE